From Halorussus lipolyticus:
GGTCCGGCCACGATGTCGGCGATGGACTCGAAGGCCAGCGTCGGGTTGACCGCGCCGGCCCCGTAGCCCACGAGACAGGCGAGGTGGTGGACCGTCCGGGGGTCGCCCGACTCCACGACCAGACCGGCGTGGGTTCGCAGGCCCTCTCGGACGAGGAGGTGGTGGACCGCCCCGGTCGCCAGCAGACTCGGAATCGCCAGTCGGTCGTCGCCCATCTCGCGGTCCGAGAGGACCACCATCTCCGCGCCCTCTGCGACCGCTTCAGTGGCCTCCCGGCGGACGCGCTCGACCGCAGTTTCGAGGTCGGTCGAGTCGTCGTCGGGGTAGGTGATGTCTACGGTCGCGGTCGGAATCTCGTCCTGCTCGCGGACGCGGGCCATCTCGGCGTCGGTCAGGACCGGCGAGTCCAACACGAGTTGGCGGGCGTGGGCCGGGGATTCGCCCAGCAAGTTGCGCTGTCTGCCCAACCGGCTTTCGAGACTGGTCACGCAGTCCTCGCGGAGGTAGTCGATGGGTGGGTTTGAGACCTGCGCGAACAACTGCTTGAAGTACGAGAACAGCGGGCGGTCGAACTCCGAGAGGACCGACAGCGGCGTGTCGTCGCCCATCGACCCCACGGGGTCCTTGCCGGACTCGGCCATCGGTTCGAGGAGTTCGTCCAACTCGTCTCTGGTGTAACCGAAGGCGGTCTGGCGCTCCCGGAGCGAGGCGTCGAGTCGGGCGTCGGCGGTCGCTCCGGCGCGGGGGTCGGCGTCGCCCACGTCGAGTTCGACCTGCTCGTCCTCGACCCACTCGCCGTACTCGTCGTCGGTCAGGTCGTCGAAGACCTCGGCGTCGGGAATCACCCGGCCCTCGTCGGGGTCAGCCAGAAAGAGTTGGCCGGGTTCGAGTCTGCCGCGCTCCCGAATCTCGCTCTCGTCGGTGTCGAGCGCGCCGGCCTCGCTCGCCATCACGAGGCGGTCGTCGGTCGTCACGTCGTACCGGCAGGGCCGGAGACCGTTGCGGTCCAGCACCGCGCCGACGCGCTCGCCGTCGGTGGCCGCGACCAGCGCGGGGCCGTCCCACGGTTCCAACAAGGAGGCGTGGAAGTCGTAGAACTCCTTGCGGGCGTCGGCCATCTGGTCGTCGCCGCGCCACGCCTCGGGGACCATCATCCGGAGGGCGTGAGGGAGTTGTCTGCCGCCCTCCAGCAGGAGTTCGAGGGCGTTGTCCACCGCGGCGGTGTCGCTCCCCTCGGGGTCCGCGACGACCGGGGCGACCTTCTCGGGGTCGAACCGGTCGGTTTCGAGGGACTCCTCTCTGGCGCGCATCCAGTTGATGTTGCCCCGGATGGTGTTGAACTCGCCGTTGTGGACGACTCTCCGGTAGGGATGGGCGAGGTGCCACGCGCCGAGGGTGTTGGTCGAGAACCGGGCGTGGACCATGGCGAAGGCGGTTTCGAGGCGGTCGTCCCGGAGGTCCGGGAAGTAGCCCGGCAGTTGCTCGCCCTTGAGCAGACCCTTGTAGACGACGGTCTGGCGGTCGAGCGAGCAGACGTAGAAGCGACTCGCGCCCGCGGCGTCTACCCCACCCACCGAGCGTTCGAGGACCCGCCGGGCGACGTAGAGGCGAGTGTCGAAGGTCTCGGGGTCGGGCGTTTCGCCCCCGTCGGGTCGGACGAAACACTGCCAGATTGCGGGTTCGGAGTCGAGCGCGGTCGCCCCGAGGTCCGCGTTGTCGGTCGGCACTCTGCGCCACGCGAACAGGTCCAGTCCCTCGTCGGCCAGCACGTCCTCGGCGAGTTCCCGGAGTCGGGCGCTCGACGCCTCGGCTTTCGGGAGAAAGACAGTGCCGACGGCGTACTCGTCGGGACTCGGAAAATCGTCGTCAAGGCCGGCCCCTACTTCGTCGGCGAAGAAGTCGTGAGGCTTCTGGAGGAGGACCCCGGCCCCGTCGCCGGTGTTCTCCTCTGCGCCGGTGGTGCCCCGGTGTTCGAGATTTTCCAGTAGTTCGAGGCCGTCGGCGAGGACCCCGTGGCCGCCGCCGTCGGCGAGGTCCATCACGACGCCGACGCCGCAGTTCGCGCGGTAGTCGTCGGGGTCGGCGAGGAGGTCCGCGTCGGACCGCGAAGCGGCCCCCGCGCGGGTTCGACCACCTGCTCGGGATTGGTCTCCGGAGTCGGAAAGTGGGTACTCGGTCATGAGATAACAATCCTCGAACCCCTACAAGAGGCTACCCCTGAATGGCTAAGGACGTTTTAATACCAAATAAGGAGATTAATATTGTTTGGACGGGTTCGACCGGGTGACGGTCAGCTGTCAGCGAGGAGTTCCGGGGGCGTCGCGGACGGGTCGGCGATTCGGACACGTCACACCCATCGGAGACATCTCTACAATTCTTTTGCAATTGTATAGGTTGTCGAGAGTCGAATCCGGCGTTCCGGCCGTCGCTACGCCGAGAAGTACCGGAAGGTCACCCCGCCCGCGAGGAACAGCGCGAGGCCGCCCACCGCGGTCCCAATCGGTCCGCCGGGGAGGTCCGACGATTCGTCTCCGGCCCCGGTCGAATCGGTCGCCTGCTCGGTCGTGACCGGGGTGGTTTCGGTCGGGGCCTCGTCGCCGACGGTGGGAGCGTCGCTCCGGGTACGCTTGGTGTCGTCGTCCTCGACCGCTCGCTCGGTCGTCGTCGCGGTCGTCGGGTCGTCGGACGACGACTCGTCCGACCGGTCGCTGGTGTCGCCGAATCCACCACCGTCACTGCCGTCATCACCGCCAGCACCGCCGCCGTTACCGCCACCGCCGGACCCGCCGTCCGAGTCGTCCTCGGTCGTCGTTCGCTGGGTCGTGGTCGCGGTGGTCGTCGTCGTGGTCGTCCCCGACCCGCCGCCGGCCGACCCCGTGAGGTCGCGCCGCTCGGAGGCCCCCGACTCCCACGTCACGGTCGTCCCGGTCGAACCGCCGTTCACCGCGAGCGAGAGCGTCTCGTCGGTCGCGTCAGTGTCGGGGTCCGAGACCGACACGTCGTAGAATCCCGACTCGTTGGTCGTCGCCGTCGCCACGGTCCGGCCGTCGTAGACGACTTCGACGGTCGCACCGGCCAGCGCGTCCCCGTCGCCGTCGGTGACGGTCCCGTAGAGGCGATGTGGCGGGTCCGGAACGCTCGCACCGGGACCGGCCGCCGCGACCAGTACCGCCGCGACCGCGAGTGCGATTACCGCGCCGACTCGGCGCGTCCGTCGTCGGTCAGTTGGGTCTGAGTCTGATTCGAGCATATCAGTAGGAAGTCGTGTTGTAGGTCGCGTCGTCCGAGACGAGGAGCCAGTACCCTTCGCCCGGCCGGAAGGTGTCGTTCTGGAGGTCCACCAGTCGGTAGTCGAGCGCCCCGTCGGTCCCTTGGGCGAACGCCGTCACGTCGTCGGCTTCGACCGTCCCGAGGGCATCGCCCGCGGACCGCTCGCCCTCCTCCCAGTGGCCGACCAGATTCCACCCCGCTTCGAGTTGCTCGGTGCGCGTCTGACCGCCGGCCACGTTATCGACGGTCACGTCGATGGTTGTCGAGCGGTCGGCCACGAAGACGTACCCCTTGCCCCCGACCAGCGCCGAGAAGTCGTTGGTCGGCGCGTCGGGGTCGTAGCTCTGCCACTCGTTGTCGTCGTAGGTCCAGACCGTCTCGACGCCCGCGAGGGTGAGGTCCGACAGCGAGACGTTGCCCTCGACCGCGGGGACCGACACGAAGTTCTCGCCGGGGACCAGCGACAACCGGACGGTGTGAATCTCGGCCGGGATGGCGGTCCCGCCCGAATCGCCGAACTCCTCGGTGTAGCTTCCGGGCGCGAACGAGACGGTCGGCGCGTCGTCGGTCGAGACGTGCCCCGAGACGGTCACGTTTATCTCGGTCGTGGCGCTCTCGGTGCCCGAGACGCCGGTGACGGTCGCATTATCGACGCTCACGTCGCCGGCCGCGAGTCCGCTCGCGTCCACCGACTCGCTGAACTCGACGGTCAGCGTGGTCGCGGTGGCGTTAGCGTCCCGAATCCACGCGCTCGCCGGTTCGGGGTCGGCCCGGTCCACCACCGCCGTCGCGGTCTGGCCGGTCGCCCCGTCGCCCTGCGGGTCGGTTGCGGTTTCGAGGCGCACGTCGTACTCGCCGTCTCTGCTCGGCGTGACCGTCGCGTTGTACTCGTAGCCGCCAGAGCCGTTGGGCGATTCGGCGAACTCGTCGGTCGTCAGATTCCGGGTCCCGTTCGGCCCGGTCACGGTCGCTCGAACCGAGGAGAGTCGGTCGGTGGAGTCGAACCGGACCGACACGTTGTCGCCCGCGGTCCCGGCGTCGAACCCGCTGACGGTCGGCGGCGTGTCCACGACGAAGGAGAACGTCGCGTTGGCCCGGTTGTCCAGCGTGTCGTTGGCGACTACCTCGACAGTCACGTCGCCGTCGGCGAGCGAGATTCCTGCTGTCGCGGGGTCTACCGCCAACTCGCCGCCGGAGAAACTGACGCCCGGTGTAGCGGTCCCGACCGAATCCAACGTCGTGCCCGCAGAATCCGTCACCGTCACGCCGACCGACGAGGACGCCACGCCGGTCGCGTCCCCAATCGAGACGTTGACCGGGACTTGCGAGTCGGCCACCGTCCCGGTCGGCGACCCGCTGTCGAACGTCGGCGGGGTGGTATCGACCCGGAAGGAGAACGTCGCGTTGGCCCGGTTGCCCACGGTGTCGTTGGCCGCCACCGTGACCGTCACCTCGCCGTCGGCGAACGAGACGCCGGCCTCGTCGGAGTCCAGCACCAGTTCGCCGCCGGAGAAACTGACCCCTGCTGTGGCAGTACCCACCGCGTCGAGTTTCGTGCCCGCCGAATCCGTCACGGTGAGTCTCAGACTGCTCGCGTTCACGGCGTGGGTCGCGTCGGAGACGTTGACCGTGACGTTCGCCCGGTCGTCGGCCACGGTGGTCCCGGCGGGCGACTCGCCCGCGAACTCGGGACCGGTCACGTCCGCGGTGGTCGCGTTCGTCGCGCCCGACGCGCCGTCGTTACCCATCCCGTCCTCAGCGAGACCGAGCGTGGCCTCGTAGGTCCCGTCGGCGCTTCCCTCGTAGGTCGCTGTGT
This genomic window contains:
- a CDS encoding carboxypeptidase-like regulatory domain-containing protein → MLESDSDPTDRRRTRRVGAVIALAVAAVLVAAAGPGASVPDPPHRLYGTVTDGDGDALAGATVEVVYDGRTVATATTNESGFYDVSVSDPDTDATDETLSLAVNGGSTGTTVTWESGASERRDLTGSAGGGSGTTTTTTTATTTQRTTTEDDSDGGSGGGGNGGGAGGDDGSDGGGFGDTSDRSDESSSDDPTTATTTERAVEDDDTKRTRSDAPTVGDEAPTETTPVTTEQATDSTGAGDESSDLPGGPIGTAVGGLALFLAGGVTFRYFSA